The genomic DNA ttgggcttcccgaattcctttttgttcctttcgatggcgaagatcctttcttgggggtctgacagggcacagtagctgtcaaaggGCTGTGATCTacgaggtcgctcatctccctctaccttccgagctcgcttgaacacttcattgctcgagcgctccccccgagcttctcttccggcgtctTCGTTGTGCCTTCTTattctggctggagcccccagCTTCTTCCCTCGACCCGACGGGtttcttcgtcccgaaggcgtcttcccatcggatttccttggaagctcgttcatagaattctcccaggtctttgaccggggttcggtagatgctctcgtagagctttccgtcttttcggaggccggcggagatcgccgttaggatactttcatccgagggatcctcgacgttgctcacctcgcgcctgaacctggcgatgtaatcccttagtggctcgtttgctttctggaatacggtggcgaggtggcaaggtggcgcgagctgcctccttagagccctgtattggttaaggaatctctgttggcactcttcccagctgttgatgctacgaggcggaaggctcctgaaccatGCTtgggggatgtctcctaagagtgctgggaaggcgcgacatttagccagcgagctggttgtctgtagatccatttgcacgttgtacgcatccaggtaatcataggggtcgctgtccccattatattgtggcatgctcgggaccttaaacctccgcGGCAGGGGTTCAAGCTCAATCTCTCTGGtgaacggcgtcctatccccacggccattattctggctgcggactccttgtcgttcttccagctgtcgcaccctttgatacagctcttccacagttgagtccggtcctactgattgctgggcttgcgatcgcctgcttctttctcggactggggagcggtgaaatggggacggatagttatccccgatatcctcttccgcgggtgggtgtctctcctcccgcggttggcggaccttgcgaggcgacgccggtgggtcgtggacagcccgtgcttgagcttgggccagaattctgaccgcgtcagcgagttgcattaccgtattctccaatgcttcctggcgctgctgccagtcccggatcgtccctgtcccagtgatttggacagtaggctggacagggacccgtgatggtatgccgggagcgtctccggcgggcggcggcaaaggagtatcggctgtcggggcaacgggtcctccatttggtggtaagtctcgtggtcggtcgtggtgattttcaggtgggtcgaccgccgcctcggaacttcgagtattccttcccctagccatggctattgatcagagcggccccttcctctagcgccaaaatgtcgacgtttgatttcggccgaccgtgattcgttttgggccgcggtgagtcaatccaaaaataccgagaaggaaggaagaacccctcccccccccaaagttccaagcgtgtacaccaaaatcttttacgtggttcagccagaacgatgcctagtccacggccgccatctgattattctcccagagtggcggtatctcattattctttttttgtccttcttgcccctcatggtctctttgattctcatttatattgaggggcttttacaatttagataatatataaaaatacagtgattgtataatgggggacaaacagttcttatcgccttcacaagaccgggagtggggtcctcattacgaggggcatgggctgttacagataaagtgatcggaccctacctctgacttctcaacagctttgccactcatgcgagctggaggttttaggccagcgacctggatgggccagcgatctggaggatatttcaggagctcgttagtcgattgctccgagctcgttgggggattaccgggagctcgccatatgctcgctttacgagttccggatctttggtggaggctggaccttccttgacgaggtcgtccgggccttcttggccttgggtgattgggccggtctatcggaccgagtctggcccatgcggggtgatgcgagAAATGCACATAACActttctatctttctttctcccaTCTTGTTCATCTTTGTCGTTGACGGCCTCCATAGCTATTGCTTGGGTAGGATGAAAAGTTTCACAAGATATAAAACCCATTTCAATTATTGGACCTCCATTGTCGTGGCCCATGGGCAATGGGTTAACCTTATCTCTCATCTCtacctctctttctcttcttttttttttttttttttcattgtcgCCATTGAAGACTTCCATCAACTATCATGGCTCTAACTTTGAGTTTATGCCTCCCCATCGTTCATTGACACTAACAATGACTATATTCTCATCGCCTGACATTATTTTGAGTCCCATTCTAATTAGTCAAAATTAACAAGATTAAGCATTGATGAATATAACTACTTCATtacaacattattttattatcagaataaaaaaagaaaactcacCACAACTATTATCAATGAACCTCGTTTTACCATTATGAGTTACTATTATTATCGACTaatatcaatgacaaaaaaaaagacCCATCAAATAAGATAATCGTTGGTCATTGTCGAAAAAGacagatttttgtgttagatttccatttttttcgatttcttatttttcagtaaataatttcttttatcaaaaaagtaactaaaattgaatcaaatgaTTTAACTAACGTTACTAAAAGTTAAGGAATCAGGTGTttgaacaaaatatataaattacaaaaacttTACAATTCTATGGGTTCGTTTAGCAAAGCGGTTTAACCACTTATAAGCTCTTAAGAAAAGTTGGTAAGGTGTTTAGCTGCACCTCACCAGTGTTTAAGTTAGATAACTTAAACGTTGTTGCCACATCATTTTGCAAAAGGTATTGGGAAATAGTTTTTACAAAATGCTGCTTATTTTGAAGCTGGATTGACCAaacattttactattttaccctcatctttttgctaattttcagttatgccttcttcttcaacctctgtctcttggcttcttcttcttcttcttcaactcttCTAGTTGCCACCATCAGCCATCGCCATCGTCCCCACCGACCGTTTCCTGGGACAATCGACAACATCAGTTGCCATCTCCCTCATCGCTGCTCCCATTGTCTTCTCCGTCGCAACCTATTCGTCATCCCGATTTATTTCAAGTTCATCACTGTCAATCGCATCCATCGCCCCATCGACAACTACTCATAGTTATTGGTGCTTCATCTCCCCTTCTCCCTGCTAtcgtttgtgtgtatatatgtgtgtatatatatatataataacaatatattatatatataatatattaatatattttaataattatgtataatttattaatatttaataataaaatcttatatcatttaataatatgtttatttttatttttttatcaagttgtaaTAGTTTATCAACTATTTCAAACTAAACACATAAATTGTAATAGCTTGTCAgctatttcaaattaaatacataactattaattgatgatttaaaaatatatttattcaaacatattatcaacttaaataTTATCTATCTTAAACGTTATAACTAAtttaaatagtaatttaaatactatttaacTTAGaagttacaaaaattaaaagcctAGCGAAACTAAGTAAATGTAAAGAACCTACGCAACAGAATCTAAGCACAATTTATCCTCATTTTTTGACGGTCCGATTTCATCAACTGCATGTGGCCGACGACAACTGGCAACGGCTTTCCAGAAGAAGATGGTGGAGGTAAGCGATGGGTCTGCTGTTGGATTTCAGAGGAATGGAACCCACCTCTTCCATAGGAATGATAGGATAAACAATCGGCGCCCCCCcttttttgtattgtttttcttctcctttacTCCACTCTGGTTCTGGGTTCCCCGTTACTTTCTGTCGCCTGCTTTCTGCCACTACAGGTTTATCccaattcatcttcatctttaCACATCTAACtttgattaatttctttccAGTTTATAGCAATAACTTGGAATCTTTTACTTGATCTCCCCTATGTTCATGTTTCTGGTTCTTCCATGGAAGTAAGTTTTCACAGAGTTAGTGAGTGAAGTTCAGTTATGTATTTCCCTATCTTTTTCAGATTGATAGGAGTAAGTAAGCCAATTCTGTTTGCTCTTTAACCAAGCTTGGAAGAAGATGGCATCAGGAGGATGGGCCGTTGAGAAAAGGGCAAGTCTTAGAAATGAAGAATCTGGCTCAGCAAATTCTCTGATTACTGTTCCTGAAACTGGGTGCCTTTCCATTGTTGTGCTTGGCGCTTCGGGTGATCTTGCCAAGAAAAAAACTTTTCCAGCGCTCTTCAACCTTTACCGCCAGGTTGATGGGGATTTTAACGTCACGCTGCCTGATTAGTGTAATGCTTGCATTTTTCATAATACTGTTGAGTTAGTATGCTATCTCTGCATTTACAGGGATTTTTAAATCCTGAAGAAGTTCGTATCTTCGGCTATGCGAGGACCAAGATTTCAGATGACGAGTTAAGAGATCGCTTACGTGGGTGAGCTCATAATTTATTGAAGggcctttttcatttttccagtGGTTGTTTTGTTGATTGATTCATACAGATTGAtaggttttttaattaatggcTGCAGGTATCTTGTCCATGGCAAGGCTACTTCAGCTGAATATGTGGAAAAGATATCAAATTTTCTGCAATTGGTTAgtgcatttattaaattattttgaatatataaatatgtatatatatgtattatattaccACGATTGTGCTTTCTAGTAAGTTTCTGTTGCCTTCTTGAATGCTTTGTGTAGATAAAATATGTAAGCGGTTCCTATGATTCCGAGGAAGGCTTTCGATTACTGGATAAGTGTATATCTGACTCTGAGCATGAGTTATGGAAACACACTGTGGAAGGATCATCGCGCAGACTCTTTTATCTTGCACTTCCTCCTTCAGTATATCCACCTGTCTGCAAAATAATCAAGAATTGTTGTATGAATAAATGTAAGTGCTTTTGTTTGGGAATCTATTTTCTCTCACCAATATACCTTGCATTTGAGCTGAGTGCTTGTGCGTAGAAAGCACGTGAATGCCACATGATGATCTCCATCTTGATTCATTAGGTCACTAGTCATTCTTACACAGCTATTTTTGTGGAACAGTGATAACTTTGTTTCAGCTTTTCTTAATGTATTTTGATAGGAATGTCATCCAAGCAATCATTATCTTGATGCATTTGCCATTATTGTTATAATGcgtagataaaattatttattgtttgtattttttagatACATGTCATGCCTTGTGAAAAACAGCAGTTAAAAATCTGATTAGATGTTTTTCTGGTGCACACCTTGATCTTCTTCTTGCTGGAATTTCATGTGAATAGATAtgctatgttttttttttcttttttttgtattaaagcAACCTGGAATGTGATAAGACTGGATTATGTTAATCCTTCTGATATAGAACCTCAAATTACTGATATTCATTAACTCCATATTAGCCTTTTCAGCTGCTCGTGGTGGATGGACTCGAATTGTTGTTGAGAAGCCTTTTGGAAAGGATTTGGACTCAGCTGAGCGTCTGAGTGCACAGATTGGAGAACTCTTTGATGAACCACAGATTTATCGTATTGATCATTATTTGGGAAAGGAATTAGTGCAGAACTTGGTAATATACGTTTCTAAATTTTCCaacacttttttcttttatttttcctgaaTTATTCAAGGTTCCTTATTTCTTCATTTATACTGCTTAATTTTGCAGTTGGTGCTTCGTTTTGCAAATCGGCTTTTTCTGCCACTCTGGAATCGTGATAACATAGATAACATACAGGTAACTTcttgcttttcctttttattttatttaaccaagGTTTCTCAAAAGGTGAATCATCATCACCACCTGCACCTTATCTGATGCAAATagggaaagaaaaacaacaaaaaacacaAGAAGAATGCAGTCTTGAAACAATGGATAGCAAAGAACACACTAAAACAACTGAAATCACCCCTTTTCAGATTTAGAATGGCAAAGTAGCAGCAACTTCTTGCTGGCCCATGGCAGCAATGGAGGGATGGTAGGCACTGTGGGGTTGAACCTCAAAACCtaagcctccaaatcttcaaaaccCTAGCTGGTTTGGAGCTGAAACTTTCTGTAGAGCTGTCTTCAATATGCTGGAAAAAGTCCCCTAAAAGTGGCTTAGAGGCTCTATTTATACCAGCTCTCAAGCTTCCAAGAGAAGCCAAGTCCTACCTCTTCAAGCTTCCAAGAGGCGGGAACTCCTATTTTGCAAATAACTCCTCCTAAAATTCACTAATCTTTTAGGAACCCCAACAAAACACTCATTCTTACAAAAAGACACCCAAAACTAACTTACACCAAAATATAccccaaaacagaaaattaccaaaatacccctaatacccaattagaaaaaataacacgtgaaaaaaaaaaatttatgtacaGGTTTGCATTATTATCACAACCAAGTAAGGGTTGGTGGCATGGCATTCATAACATGACTTAatttctaaaagtcacattgacaatacaaatccataaCCAAGTAAGGGTTGGTGGCATGGCATTCATAACATGACTTAatttctaaaagtcacattgacaatacaaatccatgcaaaagaacaatgtggcaaaattttatgccAGACACCCTTCCTGACATAACCCTCTAGTGAGaaaatgatgagataaagttctaACATCATCATGGAAAAGTTTCATGTGATGGCGGTAAATGAAGATATTGATATGGTCGTGTTGCATCACATAgttgaaattttgaaaccaaCCTATACAACATGATACGGTCCCAAGTAGAAGCTTTGGGGGACCTGCTTTACTTTTTCGCTTTTGTGATTGTCTTCTTATTGGGTAGTACCTCTTGATTCCCATATCAAAATATCCCACAGAAATTAGAGCTCTTTCGTTTTGTTTTTGGTGTTGGATTTAGCAGTTGACTTATGGTGAAGTTACTATGCTACCTTGGATATTATGCTTGGTGAAGTTTGACTAATTCTGTAACGATTTGACTCGGTGACTTATTTTCAATGAATTCATAATTTGATGAAATAttcaagtttttgtttttccctaACTAGTCAAGTGGGTGGTATATTTCCCTCTAACTAGTAATTTTACACTCTTATCACAATTGTGGCCATGCCAGAGTATTGTTGTCCATTCAATGCAATGTGCATTTTCAGTGTCTATTTTGATATATCTTGTCACAATTCACTAATGAGTCAATGTTCCGCATCTTTGaacttcaattttccttttcttcccctTATTTggcctttccttttcttttcttgcagATTGTGTTTAGGGAGGATTTTGGAACTGAAGGCCGTGGTGGGTATTTTGATGAATATGGGTAGGTTCAATAGAAGCTCAGAGTTATTTTTGCTGCATAATTTCTTCATTGATTAGAACATAGAAATAAAGAATCCCATGAAAGGTAATTGTCTTTGGGTGCAATGTGTTTGTCTATTAGGATATGGAAAATAAGAATCTTGAGTTCACTGTTCTACTGTTGCCTTATTTCTCCATTACAGCTTAGAAATCAAGGAGCATAGATTTACCATCTGTTATCATTATTCACAGCTGTGCAAGAAAAAAACATTAGTTTTCATGCAAAATATCCTGAAGAATTAATGTAAATCTTTTTCCACATTCTTCATGTTTTTGAGAATTGGTAGCATTAGACAGTCTGtttatcagttttttttttttctttttcttttttgcagaaTCATCCGTGATATTATTCAAAATCACCTGCTGCAGGTAAGGCTATGAAATCAAGTTGTAGTGGATAATGTCTAATTGATAACGTCATTACACTGGAATCACTGAATATCTTCTGCATGTTATAAGACATGTTGGTTAATTTGTAAAATCCTAGTAGTTGTGTATAGTAATGTGACTTTACATAGTTTGTCTCATAAATAGTTTTATTTGTTCTAATTATGTCCATTTTCTATTATAATTGAAGTATTGAAGGATCCCTTGGGCATTATGAAAACATTCTCTTCAAGTTTTTGCTGTGCACCCATGTACTCCCTAGCAGATCCTAGAAATGCAAACAGCTGTGTAGTTGTCAGGCCTGAATTTTGATGAATGATTTcaattgtttcctttttttctgCAAAATTCAATGaatattttttacttaagaCATATAGTCCTTTTCTATGACATTGCTCCTGCCCCCTGTCTCTCAACTTTAGCCTTCTAAAGGCCAGTCTCTAAGCCAGTTCAATTTTGAACTCCAATATAATCACTTACAGTTGCATTCCCCAAAACCAGATATgtccaaaatttttttttttccatcctCAAAAACCAGAAATATGTCTGGTAAGTTCTATCAGGGTCAAAATGGATTGTTGCTGTAAAGAAAAGACAATTCCACATTTACCTTCTGCTACCCATGTGAATGATCTTAAAACCACTTGATGTTACAAATATTTGCAATTATGAATCACTAATTATCATTCCATGGGGTTGGGCAGCCATTGTTTTAGTTGCATTTGCTTTGAGACAAATATATCTGACCACATTTTCTCACTGGTTGGTTTCTCTTTTACTTGTCATATAAAAG from Diospyros lotus cultivar Yz01 chromosome 4, ASM1463336v1, whole genome shotgun sequence includes the following:
- the LOC127799932 gene encoding glucose-6-phosphate 1-dehydrogenase 6, cytoplasmic-like isoform X1 — its product is MASGGWAVEKRASLRNEESGSANSLITVPETGCLSIVVLGASGDLAKKKTFPALFNLYRQGFLNPEEVRIFGYARTKISDDELRDRLRGYLVHGKATSAEYVEKISNFLQLIKYVSGSYDSEEGFRLLDKCISDSEHELWKHTVEGSSRRLFYLALPPSVYPPVCKIIKNCCMNKSFSAARGGWTRIVVEKPFGKDLDSAERLSAQIGELFDEPQIYRIDHYLGKELVQNLLVLRFANRLFLPLWNRDNIDNIQIVFREDFGTEGRGGYFDEYGIIRDIIQNHLLQVLCLVAMEKPVSLKPEHIRDEKVKVLQSVLPIKDEEVVLGQYDGYRDDPTVPDNSNTPTFATVILRIHNERWAGVPFVLKAGKALESRKAEIRIQFKDVPGDIFRCQKQGRNEFVIRLQPLEAMYIKLTVKQPGLEMSTIQSELDLSYRQRYQGVPIPEAYERLILDTIRGDQQHFVRRDELKAAWEIFTPLLHRIDNGEFKPNQYKPGSRGPAEADQLLERAGYVPTHGYVWIPPTL
- the LOC127799932 gene encoding glucose-6-phosphate 1-dehydrogenase 6, cytoplasmic-like isoform X2, encoding MASGGWAVEKRASLRNEESGSANSLITVPETGCLSIVVLGASGDLAKKKTFPALFNLYRQGFLNPEEVRIFGYARTKISDDELRDRLRGYLVHGKATSAEYVEKISNFLQLIKYVSGSYDSEEGFRLLDKCISDSEHELWKHTVEGSSRRLFYLALPPSVYPPVCKIIKNCCMNKSARGGWTRIVVEKPFGKDLDSAERLSAQIGELFDEPQIYRIDHYLGKELVQNLLVLRFANRLFLPLWNRDNIDNIQIVFREDFGTEGRGGYFDEYGIIRDIIQNHLLQVLCLVAMEKPVSLKPEHIRDEKVKVLQSVLPIKDEEVVLGQYDGYRDDPTVPDNSNTPTFATVILRIHNERWAGVPFVLKAGKALESRKAEIRIQFKDVPGDIFRCQKQGRNEFVIRLQPLEAMYIKLTVKQPGLEMSTIQSELDLSYRQRYQGVPIPEAYERLILDTIRGDQQHFVRRDELKAAWEIFTPLLHRIDNGEFKPNQYKPGSRGPAEADQLLERAGYVPTHGYVWIPPTL